In one window of Henckelia pumila isolate YLH828 chromosome 1, ASM3356847v2, whole genome shotgun sequence DNA:
- the LOC140874301 gene encoding putative E3 ubiquitin-protein ligase RF4 — translation MSKKSRRQALQLERDVKDNSSQDSCKAKFSVLGNMMLEKTLKSRSDLLMKIAKANASTSDAPALALPVKEPVSASAEAKSNPSQDHPGLKAETSVSEPVKQTTDYYAGIPFDEALQMHIPRDEKDRHILTLMPLMQELEKKLQYWSDWAKEKVMQATKRLAQDQGELKKLRQEKAEEEKFNKEKQDMEDSANKRILEMETALSEANNQVEVANAYFHKLQEENSSLRTRMGVSSLRATQSCRLLEDSIEREQDALRKCQSLETEKGLCLDQLESGKNKIAELNNQLEKMKEGQLRFDALVRKEEREKVKAIASLEYLQSKKEEDEAMAIAEAESMTHMAEMNIQKTKQDIKNLESMMTELRPKAERSKIAALNLGYGSCASSSSDDLFTFRGARARECVMCMHREISVVFLPCAHQVLCVDCNILHEKQGMNNGCPSCRATIERRIHARF, via the exons ATGTCTAAGAAATCGCGGCGACAAGCACTTCAGTTGGAGAGAGATGTCAAGGACAATTCTTCACAAGACTCTTGCAAAGCAAAGTTTAGTGTCTTGGGTAATATGATGCTGGAGAAAACGCTGAAGTCGCGATCTGATCTGCTAATGAAGATCGCCAAAGCAAACGCATCCACATCGGATGCCCCTGCTCTTGCCTTACCTGTTAAAGAACCGGTTTCTGCATCAGCTGAAGCCAAATCCAATCCTTCTCAAGATCATCCTGGTTTGAAGGCCGAGACCAGTGTGTCTGAACCTGTGAAGCAAACGACCGATTACTACGCTGGAATCCCGTTCGATGAAGCTCTTCAAATGCACATCCCACGAGATGAGAAAGACAGACACATCCTGACACTAATGCCTCTAATGCAAGAACTTGAGAAGAAGCTCCAATACTGGAGTGACTGGGCGAAGGAGAAAGTTATGCAGGCTACTAAAAGACTTGCACAAGATCAGGGGGAATTGAAAAAGTTGAGGCAAGAGAAAGCAGAGGAGGAAAAGTTTAACAAGGAGAAGCAAGACATGGAGGACAGTGCCAACAAGAGAATCTTGGAAATGGAAACCGCGTTGTCCGAAGCTAACAACCAGGTCGAGGTGGCTAACGCCTATTTTCACAAGCTTCAAGAGGAGAATTCTTCGTTGAGGACGAGGATGGGGGTTTCTAGTCTTCGAGCAACGCAGTCTTGCCGACTCTTGGAGGACTCTATTGAGAGGGAGCAGGACGCGTTAAGGAAATGCCAATCGTTGGAAACTGAAAAGGGATTATGCCTGGATCAATTGGAAAGTGGAAAGAATAAAATAGCTGAGTTGAACAATCAGCTAGAAAAGATGAAAGAAGGCCAACTTCGGTTCGAT GCTCTGGTGAGGAAAGAGGAGAGGGAGAAAGTGAAGGCTATTGCGAGTTTGGAATACCTTCAATCCAAAAAAGAGGAAGATGAAGCAATGGCCATAGCTGAGGCAGAAAGCATGACACACATGGCCGAGATGAACATTCAGAAAACCAAGCAAGATATCAAGAATCTTGAGAGTATGATGACTGAACTGAGACCAAAAGCCGAACGATCGAAAATAGCAGCTCTGAACTTGGGATACGGTTCCTGCGCCTCGAGCAGCAGCGATGATCTCTTCACATTCCGCGG TGCACGTGCGAGGGAGTGCGTGATGTGCATGCACCGAGAGATATCGGTGGTGTTCTTGCCTTGCGCGCATCAGGTGCTTTGCGTGGACTGCAACATCCTCCACGAAAAGCAAGGGATGAATAATGGCTGCCCTTCCTGCAGAGCAACAATCGAGAGGCGGATTCATGCTCGATTTTGA